Proteins encoded in a region of the Bacillus methanolicus genome:
- a CDS encoding IS1182 family transposase: MLSKRTVNNRNQLEMVALDQLVPEDHLVRKIEQAIDFDFIYDLVKDTYCLDNGRPSIDPVVLIKMVFVQYLFGIRSMRQTIKEIETNVAYRWFLGYGFTEKIPHFSTFGKNYVRRFQGTDLFEQIFYRILEEAMNKGLVDPSVAFIDSTHVKASANKKKYDKKIVRAETKSYQAQLELEINQDRENHGKKPFPPKEKEETKEIKVSKTDPDSGYYVKDEREKMFAYSFHTACDAKGFVLATKVTGANIHDSQVFGQLLEQVIEKVGKPTAVAVDAGYKTPANAKSLLDKEIRPVMPYTRPRTKDGFFKKYEYVYDEHYDCYICPNNQILEYRTTTREGYRQYASNPEICKTCPFLEKCTQNKDHTKFIHRHIWEHYVEEADHLRHTEINKNIYEKRKETIERVFADGKEKHGMRWTTLRGLEKLSMQAMLTFAAMNLKKMANWTWKRPCPA, encoded by the coding sequence ATGTTATCGAAGCGTACAGTCAATAATCGAAATCAATTGGAAATGGTGGCTCTTGATCAATTGGTTCCAGAAGATCATTTGGTAAGGAAGATTGAACAAGCCATAGACTTTGATTTTATTTACGATCTTGTCAAAGATACCTATTGCCTAGATAACGGAAGGCCTAGTATTGATCCTGTTGTGCTCATTAAAATGGTCTTTGTGCAGTATTTATTTGGTATTCGGTCCATGCGTCAAACGATCAAAGAAATTGAAACCAACGTGGCGTATCGATGGTTCTTAGGATATGGTTTCACAGAGAAAATTCCTCATTTTTCAACGTTCGGCAAGAATTATGTTCGTCGCTTTCAAGGTACTGATTTATTTGAACAGATTTTTTATCGTATCTTAGAAGAAGCGATGAATAAAGGGTTAGTAGACCCTTCTGTTGCCTTTATTGATTCTACACATGTCAAAGCAAGCGCCAATAAAAAGAAGTACGATAAGAAAATTGTCCGGGCAGAAACAAAAAGCTATCAAGCGCAATTAGAGTTAGAGATTAACCAAGACCGCGAAAACCATGGAAAAAAGCCCTTTCCCCCGAAAGAGAAGGAAGAAACCAAGGAAATAAAGGTCAGTAAAACAGATCCTGATAGTGGCTATTACGTAAAAGATGAACGGGAAAAGATGTTTGCCTATTCATTTCATACCGCATGTGACGCAAAAGGCTTTGTCTTAGCTACCAAGGTAACGGGAGCGAATATTCATGATAGTCAGGTGTTTGGTCAATTACTCGAACAAGTCATCGAAAAAGTAGGCAAACCAACTGCAGTAGCCGTAGATGCCGGATACAAAACCCCAGCGAATGCGAAAAGTCTATTGGACAAAGAGATTCGTCCCGTTATGCCATATACAAGACCAAGAACAAAAGACGGTTTCTTTAAAAAGTATGAGTATGTATACGATGAACATTATGATTGTTATATCTGCCCAAACAACCAAATTCTTGAATACCGAACCACGACAAGAGAAGGATATCGACAGTACGCTTCTAATCCGGAAATATGTAAAACGTGCCCGTTCTTAGAAAAGTGTACCCAAAATAAAGATCATACCAAATTCATTCATCGCCACATTTGGGAACATTATGTGGAAGAAGCCGATCATTTAAGGCATACAGAGATCAATAAAAACATATATGAGAAGCGCAAAGAAACGATTGAACGAGTCTTTGCCGATGGAAAAGAGAAGCATGGCATGCGATGGACAACCCTTCGGGGACTGGAAAAATTGTCCATGCAGGCGATGCTTACTTTCGCTGCCATGAACTTAAAGAAAATGGCAAACTGGACATGGAAAAGACCATGTCCAGCCTAA
- a CDS encoding glycosyltransferase family A protein: protein MTPIISIILTSYNKPDTIDIAIESVLAQFFDNWELFIMDDNSNQRTVEIIQRYLNHPKIFYFNSNIQDSERYKTTRYATLINNAIPKTKGKYITYLTDDNIFLPDRLETMARVLSKNPNIEIVYSQQLVRTIDEYGRVKRETVRKTYGVLKNPIGLVDHCSIMHTRSIADKIYKEYGNYWDDDPAYWFNGDAAFWNRLTKFKPFYPIPKTLDIALKGTQSFQRLYNHLPKIIPNGTLVKSPSSDIYIINNQERRKIHPEVFEKLKYDEDKIVAIPDPFLFKYNQGVPVDNQVFLNYALFPDQRLIKSPNHPAVYYTQRNKKHLIKNEKAFSDFKFQWDKIVIVSDNLLTQIPSGNLIDDLSMNIANLPDGVLFNCENNFYISFNNHLHPIEKRVAIKLNLPVTNPVKIDHSIFVKFKQGEPFKWQIAFID from the coding sequence GTGACTCCAATAATTTCGATCATTCTAACAAGTTATAATAAGCCGGATACAATTGATATTGCAATTGAAAGTGTACTTGCACAGTTTTTTGATAACTGGGAGCTTTTTATCATGGACGATAATTCCAATCAAAGAACCGTTGAAATTATTCAAAGATATTTAAACCACCCGAAAATCTTTTATTTTAACAGCAACATCCAAGACAGCGAGAGATACAAAACAACAAGGTACGCAACATTAATTAATAATGCTATACCGAAGACTAAAGGAAAATATATTACTTATTTAACAGACGACAATATTTTTTTGCCTGATCGATTAGAAACAATGGCAAGAGTTCTGAGCAAAAATCCTAATATAGAAATTGTTTATTCCCAGCAATTAGTAAGAACAATTGATGAGTATGGAAGAGTGAAACGTGAAACGGTCCGTAAAACATATGGAGTATTAAAAAATCCTATCGGGCTTGTTGATCATTGTTCAATTATGCATACAAGAAGCATAGCAGATAAAATATATAAGGAATATGGAAACTATTGGGATGATGATCCGGCTTATTGGTTTAATGGAGATGCAGCTTTTTGGAATCGTTTAACTAAATTTAAACCCTTTTATCCTATTCCGAAAACTTTAGATATTGCATTAAAAGGTACTCAATCCTTTCAACGACTTTATAATCATTTGCCTAAAATTATTCCAAACGGAACTCTTGTGAAAAGTCCATCATCTGATATTTATATTATAAACAACCAAGAACGAAGAAAAATACACCCGGAAGTTTTTGAAAAGTTAAAATATGACGAAGACAAAATTGTAGCAATTCCGGATCCATTTCTTTTTAAATACAATCAAGGAGTACCCGTTGACAATCAGGTTTTTTTAAATTATGCCCTCTTCCCGGATCAAAGGCTTATTAAATCTCCTAATCACCCTGCGGTGTATTATACCCAAAGAAATAAAAAGCATCTTATTAAAAATGAAAAAGCATTTTCAGATTTTAAATTCCAATGGGATAAAATTGTGATCGTTAGTGACAACTTATTAACTCAAATACCCAGTGGCAACTTAATTGATGATTTATCTATGAACATTGCTAATTTACCTGATGGAGTCTTATTCAATTGTGAAAATAACTTTTATATCAGCTTTAATAATCATCTCCATCCGATAGAAAAACGGGTGGCAATAAAACTGAATCTTCCCGTCACCAATCCCGTCAAAATTGATCATAGTATTTTTGTTAAATTTAAACAAGGAGAGCCTTTTAAATGGCAAATAGCTTTTATAGACTAA
- a CDS encoding class I SAM-dependent methyltransferase, which translates to MNRFWNNIIKPIFIKENIKTIIEIGIDKGKNTTKLIDYCLMNGGKLISIDPKPVINVNLLEEKYKFFRCIKDLSLNALPTIKNFDAVLIDGDHNWYTVFNELKIIEKNSLIYKKFPLVFLHDTEWPYARRDMYYLPETIPSNFRKPYAKKGIIAGQSELKDPKRELGKKLINSHLNNALFEGGEKNGVLTAIEDFIKSSSVPLSFCKIPTNNGLGILFQKNRQLESFIEGLTKTLKQ; encoded by the coding sequence ATGAATAGATTTTGGAATAATATTATTAAACCTATCTTTATTAAAGAAAATATAAAGACAATTATTGAAATTGGGATTGATAAAGGAAAAAATACGACCAAATTAATCGATTACTGTTTAATGAATGGGGGAAAGCTAATTTCTATAGATCCAAAACCAGTAATTAATGTGAATTTATTGGAAGAAAAATATAAATTCTTTCGATGCATAAAGGATTTAAGCTTAAATGCTTTACCTACTATCAAGAACTTTGATGCCGTATTAATTGACGGGGATCATAATTGGTATACAGTATTTAACGAACTAAAAATAATTGAAAAAAATTCCTTAATTTATAAAAAGTTTCCGCTTGTTTTTTTACATGATACTGAGTGGCCTTATGCTAGGAGAGATATGTATTATCTACCTGAAACTATCCCGTCAAATTTTAGAAAACCATATGCAAAGAAAGGAATCATAGCAGGTCAATCTGAATTGAAAGATCCAAAAAGAGAGTTAGGAAAAAAATTGATCAATTCTCACTTAAATAACGCTTTGTTTGAAGGCGGAGAAAAAAACGGGGTGTTAACAGCGATAGAGGATTTTATAAAAAGTTCTTCTGTCCCTTTAAGTTTTTGCAAAATTCCCACTAATAATGGGTTAGGAATACTTTTTCAAAAAAATAGACAACTTGAATCGTTTATTGAAGGACTAACTAAAACTTTAAAGCAATAG